Proteins encoded by one window of Chryseobacterium aquaeductus:
- a CDS encoding DUF4440 domain-containing protein, with protein MYGAIQSGEHQFYIREKDKKDVLGGQAKFTSVWTKKDGKWIMSDVLSYNHQ; from the coding sequence TTGTACGGTGCAATACAGTCTGGTGAGCATCAGTTTTACATTCGTGAAAAAGATAAAAAAGATGTTTTGGGTGGTCAGGCAAAATTCACATCAGTCTGGACGAAAAAAGATGGAAAATGGATTATGAGTGATGTTCTCAGTTACAATCATCAATGA